A genomic window from Gammaproteobacteria bacterium includes:
- a CDS encoding FxsA family protein, whose protein sequence is MNPFQILFILFLAIPLLEIYLLIKVGGLIGAFPTVFMVVFTAILGAWLLRIQGFATLNRVRSTIAQGGIPAIEMLEGAVLLVSGALLLTPGFFTDAIGFVCLVPTFRRAMIRWALGRFLTPPGGFGGPGGGPGNASSAEPHRPRTIEGEYRRED, encoded by the coding sequence ATGAACCCCTTTCAAATACTCTTTATTCTGTTCCTGGCCATTCCCCTGCTGGAGATCTATCTGCTGATCAAGGTGGGTGGACTCATCGGCGCGTTTCCGACCGTCTTCATGGTGGTGTTTACCGCGATCCTGGGTGCCTGGTTGTTGCGCATCCAGGGCTTTGCAACCCTGAACCGGGTGCGCAGCACCATTGCGCAGGGCGGCATACCCGCCATCGAGATGCTGGAGGGCGCGGTGCTGTTGGTGTCTGGCGCCCTGTTGCTCACGCCGGGATTTTTCACCGATGCGATCGGCTTTGTCTGTCTGGTACCCACCTTTCGCCGTGCAATGATCCGCTGGGCCCTGGGACGCTTTCTGACACCGCCGGGTGGTTTTGGCGGACCCGGCGGTGGGCCGGGCAATGCCTCTTCCGCCGAGCCGCATCGGCCGCGCACCATTGAGGGTGAATACCGTCGCGAAGACTAG
- the cutA gene encoding divalent-cation tolerance protein CutA: MPTPYQLVLCTCPDPATAQQIAEQLVEKQLAACVNILPGLISVYQWQGKPEKAEEHLLLIKTTNEAYEALQQTLTQLHPYELPEIIAVPIAGGSAAYLQWIGQQVAQRTDSSSN; this comes from the coding sequence ATGCCGACGCCGTACCAGCTCGTGTTATGTACCTGTCCGGACCCGGCGACGGCCCAGCAGATTGCCGAGCAACTGGTGGAGAAACAGCTCGCCGCCTGCGTGAATATTCTGCCGGGCCTCATCTCCGTCTACCAGTGGCAGGGCAAACCAGAAAAGGCAGAGGAACATTTATTACTGATCAAAACCACCAACGAGGCCTACGAGGCGCTGCAACAGACCCTGACCCAGCTGCACCCCTATGAACTTCCCGAGATAATTGCTGTCCCCATAGCAGGTGGCTCGGCAGCGTATCTCCAATGGATAGGTCAGCAGGTAGCGCAACGGACAGATTCTTCCAGCAACTAA
- the dsbD gene encoding protein-disulfide reductase DsbD: protein MKTIHRLLLPFLVFSLSLGIASIGWAAVDSGFDDEEPLMPDEAFALSTTVIDANTVRAEWKIADKYYLYKNKFKFISDTDGITPGEIDLPQGKVKEDEFFGKVETYRKHIAVDIPLTRTGNADTLQMKITSQGCADMGICYPPQTKTISFPLPAMAAAETTGATKGTGSFNPLDALKKLGNSLGLTDASDDFLHPDQAFIFSAVAVNGNALRAHWDIADEIYLYRNKFEFELKNADGVSLGQAVMPAGKKKVDEVFGEMEVYYHSVDIDIPLERSNINATDIILVAKYQGCADAGFCYPPTSKEMPVSLPAVSAATAAADTADGDSGESRSFFGNLLFAFGIGLLLTFTPCVLPMIPILVGVIVGQSGQQPTKMRAGILSTSYVMGTAVTYSFAGWMAGYSGAQLQAYTQNAWAIGIVAAILVLLALSMFGFYQIQMPSFIQSKLQMKSQNVKGGSMTGTFFLGLISALIVGACVTPLLMLVLGIAIQAGDPVLGASMMFAMSMGMGVILVMMGVGAGHLLPKAGGWMDTIKYIFGALLIGVAIYLLTPLQAVPILLLWSIFFIVCGVYMGATQSLPEGTSNWRYLWKGLGIVVLIWGVLALLGSVLGNRDIMQPLDMSHINLGAGQGGAVQSATVEPHDLFIQLRNTADLDRELAKARAAGKAVMLDYYATWCTDCRRMEKATFSNPQVQKILREKFVLLQVDVEDPNNAETEAIKKRYKVFGPPAMLFFDKDGNARKDLNFYGFRTPEEFIATLNKL from the coding sequence ATGAAGACCATCCATCGACTGCTACTACCCTTTCTCGTTTTCAGTCTTTCCCTCGGTATCGCCAGTATCGGCTGGGCCGCTGTAGATAGTGGCTTTGATGATGAAGAACCCTTGATGCCCGATGAGGCATTTGCGCTCAGCACCACGGTTATCGACGCCAACACCGTACGCGCGGAATGGAAGATCGCCGACAAATATTATCTCTATAAGAACAAATTCAAATTCATCAGCGATACCGATGGCATCACCCCCGGCGAGATCGACCTGCCCCAGGGCAAGGTCAAGGAAGACGAGTTTTTCGGCAAGGTTGAGACCTATCGCAAGCATATCGCGGTCGACATTCCGCTGACCCGCACCGGCAATGCCGACACCCTGCAGATGAAGATCACCTCACAGGGCTGCGCGGACATGGGTATCTGTTATCCGCCGCAGACCAAAACCATCTCCTTCCCGTTACCGGCAATGGCCGCCGCCGAGACAACCGGCGCCACAAAGGGCACAGGCAGTTTCAATCCGCTCGATGCCCTGAAAAAACTCGGCAATAGCCTGGGACTCACCGATGCCAGCGACGACTTCCTGCACCCTGACCAGGCGTTTATCTTTTCCGCGGTGGCCGTCAACGGCAATGCCCTGCGCGCGCACTGGGATATCGCCGACGAGATTTACCTGTATCGCAACAAATTTGAGTTTGAGCTGAAAAATGCCGACGGCGTCAGCCTCGGCCAGGCCGTCATGCCCGCCGGCAAAAAGAAGGTCGATGAAGTGTTCGGCGAGATGGAGGTTTACTACCACAGCGTGGATATCGACATCCCGTTAGAGCGCAGCAATATCAATGCCACCGACATCATTTTAGTCGCCAAATACCAGGGCTGTGCCGATGCCGGCTTCTGTTATCCACCGACCAGCAAGGAGATGCCGGTCTCCCTGCCCGCGGTGAGTGCCGCGACAGCGGCGGCGGACACGGCCGACGGGGACAGCGGTGAGAGCCGCAGCTTCTTCGGCAACCTGTTGTTCGCCTTCGGCATCGGCCTGTTGCTCACCTTCACCCCCTGCGTGCTGCCCATGATCCCCATCCTGGTGGGCGTCATCGTCGGCCAAAGCGGCCAGCAGCCCACCAAAATGCGCGCCGGCATCCTGTCGACCAGCTATGTGATGGGCACCGCCGTGACCTATTCGTTTGCCGGTTGGATGGCCGGTTATTCCGGCGCTCAATTACAGGCCTATACCCAGAATGCCTGGGCCATTGGCATCGTCGCCGCCATCCTGGTGTTGCTGGCGCTGTCCATGTTCGGTTTCTACCAGATCCAGATGCCCTCCTTCATTCAATCGAAGCTGCAAATGAAGAGCCAGAACGTCAAGGGCGGCTCCATGACCGGCACCTTCTTTTTGGGCCTGATCTCGGCACTGATTGTCGGCGCCTGCGTGACGCCGCTGCTGATGCTGGTGCTGGGCATCGCCATCCAGGCGGGCGATCCGGTGCTGGGGGCATCGATGATGTTCGCCATGTCCATGGGCATGGGCGTCATCCTGGTGATGATGGGCGTTGGCGCCGGTCACCTCTTGCCCAAGGCCGGCGGCTGGATGGATACCATCAAATACATCTTTGGCGCCTTGCTGATTGGTGTCGCCATCTACCTGTTGACCCCCCTGCAGGCCGTGCCCATTTTGTTGCTATGGTCCATTTTCTTCATCGTCTGCGGCGTGTACATGGGGGCGACGCAGAGCCTGCCGGAAGGCACCAGCAACTGGCGCTATCTGTGGAAAGGCCTCGGCATCGTGGTGCTCATCTGGGGTGTACTGGCCCTGCTCGGCAGCGTACTGGGTAACCGCGACATCATGCAGCCGCTGGACATGTCACACATCAACCTGGGGGCCGGCCAGGGAGGGGCGGTGCAGAGCGCCACGGTTGAGCCGCACGACCTGTTCATCCAGTTACGCAACACCGCCGACCTGGACCGGGAGCTGGCAAAGGCCCGGGCCGCCGGCAAGGCCGTGATGCTGGACTATTACGCCACCTGGTGCACCGACTGTCGGCGCATGGAAAAGGCGACCTTCTCCAATCCACAGGTACAAAAGATTCTGCGTGAAAAATTTGTGTTGCTGCAGGTGGATGTAGAGGACCCCAACAATGCCGAGACCGAGGCGATCAAAAAACGCTACAAGGTATTTGGCCCGCCGGCCATGCTGTTTTTTGACAAAGACGGCAATGCCCGCAAGGATCTGAATTTTTATGGCTTCAGAACCCCGGAAGAATTTATCGCCACGCTCAACAAGCTTTGA
- a CDS encoding TlpA disulfide reductase family protein, which produces MKKPLRIAAYLLTFAGGMWGGQLLLDHFTGNAQGREAAQSMVQRPAPEFSLSDINGVPHSSHEWAGKVVILNFWATWCPPCRSETPLFVELQEHYGATGLQFVGVAIDDADKVQDFMDTYGINYPMLLGENDAIDTAKQYGNRFGALPYTVVIDRQGMIRFIQRGEMTRPMVEDAIHPLL; this is translated from the coding sequence ATGAAAAAACCGCTACGTATCGCCGCCTACCTCCTGACCTTCGCGGGCGGCATGTGGGGCGGCCAACTGTTACTCGATCATTTCACCGGCAACGCCCAGGGACGGGAGGCGGCACAGTCCATGGTGCAGCGACCGGCGCCAGAATTCAGCCTGTCGGATATCAACGGCGTCCCGCACAGCTCGCACGAATGGGCCGGCAAGGTGGTGATCCTCAATTTCTGGGCCACCTGGTGTCCACCCTGTCGCAGCGAGACACCCCTGTTTGTCGAACTGCAGGAACACTACGGCGCCACCGGACTGCAGTTCGTCGGCGTCGCCATTGACGATGCCGACAAGGTGCAGGACTTCATGGACACCTACGGCATCAATTACCCGATGCTGCTCGGTGAAAATGACGCCATCGACACCGCCAAACAATACGGTAACCGTTTCGGCGCCCTGCCCTACACGGTGGTGATCGACCGCCAGGGCATGATCCGTTTCATCCAGCGCGGCGAGATGACGCGCCCCATGGTCGAGGACGCCATCCACCCATTGCTGTAG
- the aroQ gene encoding type II 3-dehydroquinate dehydratase: MANILVLNGPNLNLLGSREPTHYGHTSLDAINIALGMAAEAAGHSLSHFQSNAEHELVDRIHQAGAHQVAFIIINPAAFTHTSVALRDALAGVAIPFIEVHLSNVHAREAFRQHSYFSDIAVGVISGLGAQGYQLALDAAIAQLNG; encoded by the coding sequence ATGGCCAATATCCTTGTTCTCAACGGTCCCAACCTCAACCTGCTCGGCAGCCGCGAACCCACCCATTACGGGCACACCAGCCTCGACGCGATCAACATCGCCCTGGGCATGGCCGCCGAGGCCGCTGGCCACAGCCTCAGCCATTTTCAGAGCAACGCCGAACATGAGCTGGTGGATCGCATCCACCAGGCAGGGGCGCACCAGGTGGCCTTCATCATCATCAACCCGGCCGCCTTCACCCACACCAGCGTTGCGCTACGCGATGCGCTAGCGGGCGTCGCCATTCCCTTCATCGAGGTGCATCTGTCCAACGTGCATGCCCGTGAGGCCTTCCGCCAGCACTCCTATTTTTCGGACATTGCCGTCGGCGTGATTAGCGGGCTGGGCGCGCAGGGCTACCAGTTGGCGTTAGATGCGGCGATCGCACAGCTCAACGGATAG
- the accB gene encoding acetyl-CoA carboxylase biotin carboxyl carrier protein: MDIRKVKKLIELLEESNISELEIHEGEESVRISRHGSGTVFAAPAPAPVFAAAPAAPAAAVEPGSAAPEVSGHKVLSPMVGSFYRASSPGSKPFVEVGQSVSVGDTLCIIEAMKLLNQIESDKAGTIKAILVENGEPVEYGQPLFIIE; encoded by the coding sequence ATGGACATACGCAAAGTAAAAAAACTCATCGAACTACTGGAAGAATCCAATATCTCCGAACTGGAAATTCATGAGGGCGAAGAATCGGTACGCATCAGCCGGCACGGTTCCGGCACCGTTTTTGCGGCCCCTGCACCTGCGCCAGTGTTCGCGGCAGCGCCCGCCGCACCGGCAGCCGCCGTTGAACCCGGCAGCGCAGCACCGGAAGTCAGCGGCCATAAGGTCCTGTCGCCGATGGTCGGCAGCTTCTACCGGGCATCTTCACCGGGTTCCAAGCCATTTGTGGAAGTCGGCCAAAGCGTAAGCGTCGGTGACACGCTGTGCATCATCGAGGCAATGAAACTGCTCAATCAGATTGAGTCCGACAAGGCCGGCACCATCAAGGCCATCCTGGTTGAAAACGGCGAGCCGGTTGAATATGGCCAGCCCCTGTTTATCATCGAATAA
- the accC gene encoding acetyl-CoA carboxylase biotin carboxylase subunit, translated as MFDKIVIANRGEIALRILRTCKEMGILTVAVHSEADQDLKHVRLADETVCIGPASSTDSYLNIPALISAAEVTDAVAIHPGYGFLAENADFAERIEQSGFTFIGPKPETIRLMGDKVSAIAAMRASGVPCVPGSDGPLGDDPSTNMRIAKEIGYPIIIKAAAGGGGRGMRVVHSEAALLNAISLTTAEAQAAFGSGVVYMEKYLENPRHVEIQVLSDQHGNAIHLGERDCSMQRRHQKVCEEAPAPGISEETRARIGGRCAEACRKIGYRGAGTFEFLYENGEFYFIEMNTRIQVEHPVTEMITGVDLIKEQIRIAANLPLGYQQDDIKIRGHAFECRINAEDPKTFMPSPGTISQFHAPGGLGVRVDSHIYNGYKVPPYYDSMIGKLIVHGDTREIAMARMRTALGECVIEGIKTNIPLQQEIFTDAAFAAGGTNIHYLEKKLGQ; from the coding sequence ATGTTTGATAAAATCGTTATTGCCAACCGCGGGGAAATCGCCCTGCGCATTCTACGCACCTGTAAAGAGATGGGCATTCTGACCGTTGCCGTGCACTCCGAGGCCGATCAGGATCTGAAACACGTGCGCCTCGCGGATGAAACCGTGTGCATCGGTCCCGCCTCTTCCACGGACAGCTATCTCAACATCCCGGCGCTGATCAGTGCGGCGGAAGTCACCGATGCGGTGGCCATTCACCCGGGCTATGGCTTCCTCGCGGAAAATGCCGACTTTGCCGAACGCATCGAGCAGAGCGGTTTTACCTTCATCGGCCCCAAACCCGAGACCATCCGCCTGATGGGTGACAAGGTCTCCGCCATCGCCGCGATGCGCGCCTCCGGCGTGCCCTGTGTGCCGGGTTCCGACGGACCGCTGGGCGACGATCCCTCGACCAACATGCGTATCGCCAAAGAGATCGGCTACCCGATCATCATCAAGGCCGCGGCCGGCGGCGGCGGTCGTGGCATGCGTGTGGTGCACTCTGAGGCGGCGCTACTGAACGCCATTTCCCTCACCACCGCCGAGGCCCAGGCGGCCTTTGGCAGCGGCGTGGTGTACATGGAAAAGTATCTGGAAAATCCACGCCATGTGGAGATCCAGGTGCTCTCGGACCAGCACGGCAATGCCATTCACCTGGGTGAACGTGATTGCTCCATGCAGCGACGCCATCAGAAGGTCTGCGAAGAGGCACCGGCACCGGGCATCAGTGAAGAGACCCGCGCCAGAATCGGTGGGCGCTGCGCCGAGGCCTGTCGCAAGATCGGTTATCGCGGCGCGGGCACCTTTGAATTCCTGTACGAAAACGGCGAATTCTATTTCATCGAGATGAACACCCGCATTCAGGTGGAACACCCGGTCACCGAGATGATTACCGGCGTGGATCTCATCAAGGAGCAGATTCGCATCGCCGCCAACCTGCCGCTGGGCTATCAGCAGGATGACATCAAGATTCGCGGCCATGCCTTTGAATGCCGCATCAATGCCGAGGATCCGAAAACCTTCATGCCCTCCCCTGGCACCATTAGCCAGTTTCATGCCCCGGGCGGCCTGGGCGTGCGCGTCGATTCGCACATCTACAACGGCTACAAGGTACCGCCCTATTACGACTCCATGATTGGCAAACTCATCGTGCACGGCGACACGCGCGAGATCGCCATGGCGCGCATGCGCACGGCCCTGGGCGAGTGCGTTATCGAAGGCATCAAAACCAATATCCCGCTGCAGCAGGAGATCTTCACCGACGCCGCGTTTGCCGCCGGCGGCACCAACATCCATTACCTGGAGAAAAAGCTGGGACAATAA
- the prmA gene encoding 50S ribosomal protein L11 methyltransferase: MPWLQLIFETLEDDAERFSDLLSAAGANAVTFLDSADQPLYEPPVGETPLWSRTRIIGLFDAGADMSAVLDHVRQAIAPRPLPAHRISPLEDKDWEREWMDSFRPMPFGERLWIVPSWTQAPQPEAINILLDPGLAFGTGTHPTTALCLQWLDANGAEHDEVIDYGCGSGILAVAAAKLGARHVWAVDNDPQALIATRDNAEKNHVADSISVVLPNALPAVRTPLLLANILAQPLMDFAERFAAHVTPGGHIVLSGILAEQAEQVAACYAPWFAMQPAVYRDEWVRLNGRRLD; encoded by the coding sequence ATGCCCTGGCTACAACTTATCTTCGAAACCCTGGAGGATGACGCTGAGCGGTTCTCGGACCTGCTCAGCGCCGCCGGCGCCAATGCGGTCACCTTCCTCGACAGCGCCGATCAACCGCTGTACGAACCGCCGGTGGGCGAGACCCCGCTGTGGTCCCGCACCCGCATCATCGGCCTGTTCGATGCCGGCGCCGATATGTCGGCCGTGCTGGATCACGTCCGCCAGGCCATCGCCCCCAGGCCCCTGCCCGCTCACCGCATCTCGCCGCTGGAAGACAAGGACTGGGAGCGCGAATGGATGGACAGCTTCCGGCCCATGCCCTTTGGTGAACGCCTGTGGATCGTGCCCAGTTGGACCCAGGCGCCGCAGCCCGAGGCCATCAACATTCTGTTAGACCCCGGGCTCGCCTTTGGTACCGGCACCCACCCCACCACTGCCCTGTGCCTGCAGTGGCTGGATGCCAACGGCGCTGAGCACGATGAAGTCATCGACTATGGCTGCGGCTCCGGCATCCTCGCAGTGGCCGCGGCCAAACTGGGGGCGAGGCATGTGTGGGCGGTGGACAATGACCCGCAGGCGCTGATCGCCACCCGCGACAACGCCGAAAAAAATCACGTCGCCGACAGCATCAGCGTCGTCCTGCCCAATGCCCTGCCCGCCGTCCGGACCCCCTTGCTGCTGGCCAACATCCTCGCCCAGCCGCTGATGGATTTTGCCGAACGGTTTGCGGCCCATGTCACCCCCGGTGGCCACATCGTGCTGTCCGGCATCCTCGCCGAACAGGCCGAGCAGGTCGCCGCCTGTTATGCGCCCTGGTTTGCGATGCAGCCCGCCGTCTACCGGGACGAATGGGTGCGCCTCAACGGGCGACGCCTCGACTGA